The Neorhodopirellula lusitana genome includes a window with the following:
- the cas5c gene encoding type I-C CRISPR-associated protein Cas5c: MDLTKNRVALRVWGDFACFTRPEMKVERVSYDVITPSAARGVLEAIYWKPQIAWVIDRLHVLKPIRFTNIRRNELGGVGPSDRTLKPYLNGTKTEPLMQIIEDDRQQRAATLLQDVEYVIEAHYEVRSGNEPPQKHFEMFKRRASKGQCFQQPYLGCREFVADFSWQDEELPPTDESLKGKRDLGFMLHDIDFENAMTPRFFRATMTDGVIEVPRIQSEEVRS, translated from the coding sequence ATGGACCTGACAAAAAATCGAGTTGCCCTGCGTGTTTGGGGCGACTTCGCCTGCTTCACCCGACCGGAAATGAAAGTCGAACGCGTGTCGTATGACGTGATCACGCCATCGGCGGCCCGCGGCGTTTTGGAGGCGATCTATTGGAAGCCGCAGATCGCTTGGGTCATTGATCGACTGCATGTCCTGAAGCCGATTCGCTTCACTAACATTCGCCGCAACGAACTGGGCGGTGTCGGGCCCTCGGATCGAACGCTGAAACCGTATTTAAACGGAACCAAAACCGAACCTTTGATGCAAATCATCGAAGATGATCGGCAACAACGTGCCGCTACACTCTTGCAAGATGTTGAGTATGTGATCGAAGCACACTACGAGGTCCGCAGCGGCAATGAACCGCCGCAAAAGCACTTCGAGATGTTCAAACGCCGAGCATCCAAAGGTCAGTGCTTTCAACAGCCCTATCTCGGTTGTCGTGAGTTCGTCGCCGATTTCTCTTGGCAGGACGAGGAACTGCCTCCGACAGATGAATCACTCAAAGGCAAGCGTGATTTGGGGTTCATGCTGCACGACATCGACTTTGAAAACGCGATGACTCCCAGGTTCTTTCGCGCAACGATGACCGACGGTGTGATAGAAGTTCCGCGAATTCAAAGCGAAGAGGTGCGGTCATGA
- the cas3 gene encoding CRISPR-associated helicase Cas3' encodes MPHYAHSLPDNPDRSKWETLQQHEQAVAKLSASFLNRIDVELAAWGELVGRWHDIGKYSDDFQGYLASAGGSDVHDSEISGKVDHSTAGAQLAFGKPSPLGRLIAYVLAGHHAGLPDWDVATGRSGLKQRLYKKVPNWQNEETKELEELEIPQTIPIRPPHTRETFCRHRIGAFRVTFLTRIIFSALVDADFLATEAFMSPSQSIERTNSIVGMSDLSDTFAEHLADLRSTAKPSPVNQIRDEVSEACVNASHLAPGLFSLNVPTGGGKTLASLQFALRHAEHHGLDGVVIGIPFTSIIEQNAKVYRDVFESLGEGVVLEHHSNTDPEQETTRSRLQTENWDAPLVVTTNNQLFESLFACRTSRCRKLHRIARRVIILDEVQSLPVELLTPTMLAIRELVESFGCTVVLCTATQPALHWQQDFAIGLHGIRDIVPASAKLHDRLRRTTVNSIGPLDDGELVNRINAKNQALCIVNTRPHASKLFAELDYSESNFHLSTRMCAAHRINVLNQQIRPRLDEGLSCRVISTQLIEAGVDVDFPVVFRDVCGIDSLTQAAGRCNREGRADEGNVYFFQGERRPPPGTLRMSADHGLEIARHYNDLLSPEAIEAYFRLHYWQQKDRWDFRQVMDAIGRDPSCMEFQFRQIADRYRFIDEEAETLYVPWMEGEQLIHRLSESEFPPDRKLRRRLQRYSINLRRHEMAQLHAAGAVLPFHGYATLTQRHLYDEKLGLVLLNADGVVPPSDLMC; translated from the coding sequence ATGCCCCACTACGCTCATAGCCTTCCCGACAATCCAGACCGGTCGAAGTGGGAAACGCTCCAGCAGCACGAACAAGCCGTCGCCAAGCTCTCCGCCAGCTTTCTAAATCGCATCGACGTCGAACTTGCTGCTTGGGGTGAATTGGTTGGCCGTTGGCATGACATCGGAAAGTACAGCGACGATTTCCAGGGCTATTTGGCTTCCGCTGGCGGTTCCGATGTTCATGATTCCGAGATTTCCGGCAAGGTTGATCATTCGACTGCCGGTGCTCAACTGGCGTTCGGCAAACCATCACCGCTCGGCAGATTGATCGCTTATGTGTTGGCCGGACATCACGCGGGCCTGCCGGATTGGGACGTTGCGACAGGGCGATCGGGTCTCAAGCAACGACTCTACAAAAAGGTGCCAAACTGGCAAAACGAGGAGACAAAGGAACTTGAGGAATTAGAAATCCCACAAACGATTCCTATTCGACCGCCTCATACGCGTGAGACCTTTTGTCGACATCGCATCGGTGCGTTCCGGGTCACATTTTTGACCCGCATCATATTTTCTGCGTTAGTCGACGCAGACTTTTTGGCCACCGAAGCGTTCATGTCGCCAAGCCAATCGATTGAACGCACCAACAGCATAGTGGGAATGAGCGATTTGTCCGACACCTTCGCAGAGCATCTTGCCGATCTTCGTTCTACTGCTAAGCCATCACCCGTCAATCAGATTCGCGACGAGGTGAGCGAAGCGTGCGTTAACGCGTCGCACCTCGCCCCTGGATTGTTTTCGCTGAACGTTCCCACTGGTGGCGGCAAAACACTCGCATCCCTGCAATTTGCTTTGCGGCATGCTGAGCATCATGGACTCGATGGTGTTGTCATTGGAATCCCGTTCACGAGCATCATCGAACAAAACGCAAAGGTGTATCGAGATGTGTTCGAATCGCTTGGCGAAGGCGTTGTTCTTGAGCATCACAGCAATACGGATCCTGAACAAGAAACCACTCGGAGCCGACTGCAAACGGAAAACTGGGATGCACCGCTGGTGGTGACCACCAACAATCAACTTTTTGAATCGCTGTTTGCATGTCGAACGTCGCGTTGCCGAAAGCTGCACAGAATCGCTCGGCGGGTGATCATTTTAGACGAGGTACAATCTTTGCCTGTTGAATTGCTAACCCCCACAATGTTGGCAATTCGCGAGCTTGTCGAGTCGTTTGGTTGCACGGTCGTGCTGTGCACCGCTACCCAGCCGGCACTTCATTGGCAGCAAGATTTTGCGATAGGTTTGCACGGCATTCGCGACATTGTGCCAGCCTCCGCAAAATTGCATGACCGCTTGCGCCGGACCACCGTGAATTCGATTGGCCCGCTGGATGACGGGGAGCTTGTTAACCGGATCAACGCTAAAAACCAGGCCCTTTGCATAGTCAACACTCGACCACACGCGAGCAAACTGTTTGCGGAACTCGACTATTCGGAATCGAACTTTCACTTGAGCACACGAATGTGCGCCGCCCACCGGATAAATGTGCTCAATCAACAGATTCGTCCGCGACTAGACGAAGGGTTGTCATGTCGCGTCATCAGCACGCAATTGATCGAAGCAGGTGTGGACGTCGACTTCCCGGTTGTATTCCGCGATGTGTGTGGCATTGATTCGTTAACTCAGGCGGCCGGCCGCTGTAACCGCGAGGGGCGTGCTGACGAAGGTAACGTCTATTTTTTCCAAGGTGAACGACGCCCACCCCCAGGCACGCTGCGAATGTCCGCCGATCACGGGCTAGAAATCGCTCGTCATTACAACGACTTGCTCAGTCCTGAAGCCATTGAGGCGTACTTCCGACTGCACTATTGGCAACAAAAAGATCGATGGGACTTCCGCCAGGTAATGGACGCGATCGGTCGTGATCCAAGCTGTATGGAATTTCAATTTCGTCAGATCGCCGATCGCTACCGCTTCATTGATGAAGAAGCTGAAACGCTTTACGTTCCATGGATGGAGGGCGAGCAACTAATTCATCGCTTAAGTGAATCGGAATTTCCGCCCGACCGAAAACTGCGACGGCGCTTGCAACGTTATTCAATCAATCTCCGTCGTCATGAAATGGCACAACTGCACGCCGCTGGCGCAGTGCTTCCATTTCACGGATATGCCACGCTGACACAGCGACATCTGTACGACGAAAAACTTGGCTTGGTGCTATTAAATGCAGACGGTGTTGTCCCACCAAGTGACCTGATGTGCTAA
- a CDS encoding polysaccharide biosynthesis/export family protein — translation MTCTDQDARHSIHRIASTFGLVAACLLVSGCSTLGLSLYPSNSTLTQEAEAVLDASRIPRGLPRENAKSVLPPHALEPGDALLIEPVNLERDLRLPADQIVLADGTVDLGPYGRVVVAGQSLEQAESLIEQQIGYQLRQQRQSCKQFASDQDRDAIDSATLPANCDAIAVNVRMLDPVHRFYVLGEVNAPGSYPLSGYETVLDAIVAAGGLTSSSNPCKILLARPTDPCDCRVTLPVCYREIVQLGNTSSNYQLQPGDRIFVSSRSCMDELMFWRASRTCSRCSGCNRACKNPPLVTAQPMPSVVNTMIPPGSVGWMRLADDPLRPDDLVEPDQYESADDTSTLKDYLDPTPQLPSPKATSPSSDTDGELNFPSPSL, via the coding sequence ATGACTTGCACGGATCAAGACGCTCGACACTCCATCCATCGTATCGCGAGCACCTTCGGTCTCGTCGCCGCCTGTCTGCTAGTCAGCGGATGCAGCACGCTGGGTCTCTCGTTGTACCCGTCGAACTCGACGCTAACGCAGGAAGCCGAAGCCGTGCTCGATGCATCCCGCATCCCACGCGGACTGCCACGCGAAAACGCCAAGTCCGTGTTGCCGCCCCACGCACTCGAACCTGGGGACGCGCTATTGATCGAACCGGTCAACCTGGAACGCGACCTGCGGTTACCCGCCGACCAGATCGTTTTGGCTGACGGAACCGTTGACCTGGGGCCTTACGGACGCGTCGTTGTCGCCGGCCAAAGTCTCGAACAAGCCGAGTCGTTGATCGAACAACAAATCGGCTACCAGCTTCGGCAACAACGTCAGTCGTGCAAACAATTCGCCAGTGATCAGGACCGCGATGCCATTGACTCGGCAACCTTGCCAGCGAACTGCGATGCGATCGCCGTCAACGTCAGAATGCTGGACCCGGTGCATCGCTTCTACGTCCTTGGCGAAGTCAACGCCCCCGGCTCTTATCCGCTTTCGGGTTACGAAACCGTTCTCGACGCAATCGTCGCTGCGGGCGGTTTGACCAGTAGTTCCAACCCCTGCAAGATCCTGCTCGCCCGGCCCACCGACCCATGCGATTGCCGCGTGACATTGCCAGTCTGTTATCGCGAGATCGTGCAGCTTGGAAACACATCATCCAACTATCAACTGCAACCCGGCGATCGGATTTTCGTCTCGTCCCGATCCTGCATGGACGAACTCATGTTTTGGCGAGCCAGCCGCACATGCTCCCGATGTTCAGGCTGCAACCGAGCCTGCAAGAACCCACCGCTCGTCACCGCCCAACCGATGCCCAGCGTCGTCAACACCATGATCCCGCCTGGCAGCGTCGGCTGGATGCGATTGGCCGACGACCCGCTGCGTCCAGACGACCTAGTCGAACCCGACCAATACGAATCGGCTGATGACACCTCAACCTTAAAAGACTACCTCGATCCGACGCCCCAACTCCCTTCCCCAAAAGCAACCTCCCCGTCATCCGACACCGACGGCGAACTCAACTTCCCCTCCCCTTCGCTATAA
- a CDS encoding AsmA family protein: MRYLILTCLLTLFSTVSTAQQPQQQIQAPPAPAQPKYWTTNWSFEDIDVGNLAGRLEAIGIETGVNLEGTVSVQFEVGIPMNALRDGAAYRFDGILTSPSLVIDGVLIKDLRTSVKYRDGVASLDNLSSKVLSSKAPDSIATDAKATDRDSQNQSSGSVSGKATVELVPRNDVIAEITVTELAIAPLAELLAKYLGQPDNSLPNDGSFSGNVNFRVPLETASNIATYQLDGSLSGRGLRLASLPPADFDAPRIRIEDKKLRVDNFSLTAQTNGRSNQAIRLLGNANVPLSAIGDFEIEVYGDDIPVGTIAGLLTNPNNDGGESLVQGKLDFRVTGNGRLNENIEQSTWNIQGLVASPQLSVAGLDLGTIEHQIELTPNEFNIVPVRDKADLPKSFRITELRSRYSLNKESLVIEQLEAAFFDGKLSGSATIPFIESGTALAKLNIERIQPRIQVPVAGRTVSLSGALDGNFDWQVPLAAIDQPNQHSGQVDFSLSDLKIGEATVGNLHGTASANAGEVAVSAQGKLFNGTIAVETKANMQAQDQWSDLPSRLADTNFQFSGVSLTRLYQVATGSRMDLSGLASGTVKINKWNSLDAGVSLPTADIQLKLSRVSHRSRLLSRSMRLDGRLQKNAFEIISLVGDYADGSVHSKGRVYLLDDKNKMHPRADLRISATRINLARGLWFLGDAADDFQGRASLSATVSGYHDSVRIRGNTDGRELVMYGLPLGNAHSGLAANANVTRQSWDLRFPSVRSSQGGGQVEGELFLASTRRGGRGIDLESRWHTRRVDFVRLTQKLGQSTSVARGEITGDLTLNGKAIESLDDLTGRFRFALGQTRGAAIPGLLGASRFLGPVSLVNQSFDAGEANGVIGGGAVTFDEFWVGSDSALIQADGKVFIRSGRMDLNALIATGDFGDIAANFAQLAQQYALRSLLPTSAIVDISELLRDRTLVINVIGTVQDPIVRIQPVQTFREEAARFLLREGQRLILTGVTAGAVDGLDGF; the protein is encoded by the coding sequence GTGCGTTACCTAATCCTGACATGCTTGCTAACACTGTTTTCAACAGTCTCGACTGCGCAACAGCCTCAGCAACAAATTCAGGCTCCGCCTGCCCCGGCGCAGCCAAAGTATTGGACGACGAATTGGTCGTTTGAAGATATCGACGTCGGGAATCTGGCGGGCCGCTTGGAAGCGATTGGCATTGAAACCGGGGTCAATTTAGAGGGGACCGTTTCGGTTCAGTTCGAAGTCGGCATTCCGATGAACGCGTTACGTGACGGCGCCGCCTATCGATTCGATGGAATCCTGACCAGCCCGTCACTGGTCATCGACGGAGTCCTAATCAAAGACTTAAGAACCAGCGTCAAGTATCGGGACGGGGTGGCCTCGCTGGACAATCTCAGCTCAAAAGTGCTCAGCTCAAAAGCCCCCGACTCAATAGCTACTGACGCAAAAGCCACCGACCGCGACAGTCAAAATCAATCCTCTGGATCCGTCTCGGGCAAAGCGACCGTGGAACTGGTTCCGCGAAATGATGTCATCGCCGAGATCACGGTCACCGAACTGGCCATCGCTCCGCTGGCCGAGTTACTCGCCAAGTATCTCGGGCAGCCCGACAACTCTCTACCGAATGATGGTTCTTTTTCGGGCAACGTGAACTTTCGCGTGCCACTGGAAACCGCAAGCAACATCGCCACCTACCAACTCGACGGCTCCTTGAGCGGTCGTGGTCTTCGTCTGGCCAGTCTTCCACCTGCCGATTTTGATGCCCCCCGAATTCGTATCGAAGACAAGAAGTTACGTGTCGATAACTTCTCTCTGACTGCACAAACCAATGGCCGTTCCAATCAAGCGATTCGTTTGCTTGGCAATGCGAACGTGCCTTTGTCTGCGATCGGTGATTTTGAAATTGAAGTCTACGGCGACGATATCCCAGTCGGCACGATTGCGGGACTGCTCACCAACCCGAACAACGACGGCGGTGAATCTCTCGTTCAAGGCAAGCTCGACTTCCGAGTCACCGGCAATGGACGATTGAACGAGAACATCGAGCAATCGACTTGGAACATCCAAGGCTTGGTCGCTTCACCACAGCTATCGGTTGCTGGTTTGGATCTGGGAACGATCGAACATCAAATCGAGCTGACACCAAACGAATTCAATATCGTGCCCGTTCGCGACAAGGCCGATTTGCCGAAGTCGTTTCGAATCACTGAATTGAGATCGCGATATTCGCTCAACAAAGAATCACTCGTCATCGAACAACTCGAGGCTGCGTTCTTCGACGGAAAACTGTCGGGCTCCGCGACCATACCGTTCATCGAATCGGGAACCGCACTCGCGAAGCTCAACATCGAACGCATCCAACCTCGTATTCAAGTCCCAGTTGCGGGGCGAACGGTTTCGCTATCGGGAGCGTTGGATGGGAACTTCGATTGGCAGGTGCCACTTGCTGCGATTGATCAACCGAACCAACACAGTGGGCAGGTCGACTTCTCCCTCTCGGATTTAAAGATTGGTGAAGCCACCGTTGGTAACCTGCACGGGACCGCGTCCGCCAACGCGGGTGAAGTAGCTGTCAGTGCCCAAGGCAAACTGTTCAACGGCACAATCGCGGTAGAAACGAAGGCCAACATGCAGGCCCAAGATCAATGGTCGGATCTCCCTTCACGGCTCGCCGACACCAACTTCCAATTCAGCGGCGTGTCTCTGACACGGCTCTACCAAGTCGCCACCGGTTCACGAATGGACCTCAGCGGCCTGGCGTCGGGCACCGTGAAGATCAACAAGTGGAACAGTCTCGATGCGGGCGTGTCGCTACCGACCGCAGACATCCAGCTAAAACTGTCCCGTGTCAGTCATCGGTCGCGTCTACTTTCGCGTTCGATGCGTCTGGATGGACGATTGCAAAAGAACGCCTTCGAAATCATTTCCCTGGTGGGCGACTACGCCGACGGCAGTGTTCACTCCAAAGGACGCGTTTACCTACTCGACGACAAGAACAAAATGCACCCTCGCGCCGATCTTCGCATTTCGGCAACTCGGATCAACCTCGCACGAGGGTTGTGGTTCTTGGGCGATGCAGCGGACGACTTCCAAGGCCGAGCGTCACTCTCAGCCACCGTTTCCGGCTATCACGATTCGGTTCGCATCCGAGGGAACACGGACGGACGTGAACTGGTCATGTACGGGCTCCCGCTCGGCAATGCACACAGCGGCTTAGCGGCCAACGCCAACGTGACTCGGCAAAGCTGGGACCTACGCTTCCCTTCGGTCCGTTCAAGCCAAGGCGGTGGGCAGGTTGAAGGAGAACTCTTCCTCGCGTCGACGCGACGCGGTGGCCGAGGCATCGATCTGGAAAGTCGATGGCACACGCGCCGTGTCGACTTCGTTCGCTTGACCCAGAAACTTGGTCAATCCACATCCGTCGCCCGAGGTGAGATTACTGGCGACTTGACGCTCAACGGGAAGGCCATCGAAAGCCTGGACGACCTGACCGGACGTTTCCGATTCGCACTCGGGCAAACTCGTGGTGCCGCGATCCCTGGTCTCCTTGGCGCCTCTCGCTTCCTCGGTCCCGTTTCACTCGTGAACCAAAGCTTCGACGCCGGTGAAGCCAACGGAGTGATTGGCGGCGGTGCAGTCACGTTCGATGAGTTCTGGGTCGGTTCCGACAGTGCACTCATTCAAGCCGACGGCAAGGTCTTCATCCGGAGCGGACGAATGGACCTGAATGCTTTAATCGCAACCGGCGACTTCGGCGATATCGCCGCAAACTTTGCGCAACTGGCACAACAGTACGCACTAAGATCGCTACTGCCCACTTCCGCTATCGTCGATATATCCGAGCTCCTACGCGATCGCACCCTGGTCATCAACGTGATCGGCACGGTGCAAGACCCGATCGTCCGCATTCAACCAGTGCAGACGTTTCGCGAGGAAGCAGCCCGGTTTCTGTTGCGTGAAGGCCAACGCTTGATCCTAACGGGCGTCACCGCCGGAGCGGTCGATGGTCTCGACGGCTTTTGA
- a CDS encoding lipopolysaccharide biosynthesis protein, which yields MNTKLQSELNAQPRVAVILVIITFIGVGLGYASTIIAARILGPIGFKQYAVAIATLGVLSSIAEMGVGKNALKVLPGFQVSDQMSFASGYWRYSIATAFIASMTIAVLVVAWNLLFRDVEAAKPVAVAMAFLPFAALCGVGIDLVMANRLAIGGALIARLIVPGTTLLLLTGVSVYGINVSISVMVMLYGAGCVLGALLALGVFWRSSPSEYFAAAPSYRTKAWLRQSIYFAIFALLASALFRVSVLALETLPIDAIEVALMAAALDTGCLILLLAKSTDKLFQPQMSIVIAESDWETGLKIRTKRRCIIGGACALFLLVIWLFGKRILGLYGEEFQAAYPALCFVAVGASAWTFFSLSPMFLHYRGKSVFVLVVTALANVAMIAATVWYGTTNGATGAGLVFCVALVTTILLFRSRALSEFDLLEREGVRAQQRLALESAATD from the coding sequence TTGAACACAAAATTGCAATCCGAATTGAACGCACAGCCACGGGTCGCGGTGATCTTGGTGATCATCACGTTCATTGGCGTCGGGTTGGGATATGCCTCTACGATCATCGCGGCCAGAATTCTGGGCCCGATCGGCTTCAAGCAGTATGCCGTTGCGATCGCGACGTTGGGCGTGTTGTCGTCGATCGCCGAGATGGGTGTCGGGAAAAATGCGTTGAAGGTTCTGCCTGGATTCCAGGTTTCTGACCAGATGTCTTTTGCGTCGGGATATTGGCGATACAGCATCGCGACGGCATTCATTGCCAGCATGACGATTGCGGTACTGGTGGTCGCGTGGAACCTGCTATTTCGGGATGTCGAGGCGGCAAAGCCAGTCGCAGTGGCGATGGCATTCCTTCCCTTTGCGGCGCTGTGTGGGGTGGGAATTGATTTGGTGATGGCAAACCGCCTTGCCATTGGTGGGGCGCTCATTGCTCGATTGATTGTTCCCGGGACAACGCTCTTGTTGTTGACCGGTGTGAGCGTTTACGGAATCAATGTCTCGATTTCGGTGATGGTGATGTTGTATGGAGCCGGGTGCGTGTTGGGTGCGTTGCTTGCCTTGGGCGTGTTTTGGCGGTCTTCGCCGAGCGAGTACTTTGCCGCTGCGCCGTCGTATCGCACGAAGGCTTGGCTACGGCAATCGATCTATTTCGCCATTTTCGCGTTGCTCGCCAGTGCTCTTTTTCGCGTCAGTGTTTTGGCTTTAGAGACGCTGCCGATTGATGCGATCGAGGTTGCATTGATGGCAGCAGCTTTGGATACAGGATGCCTGATTCTTTTGCTGGCCAAGTCGACCGATAAGCTGTTTCAGCCGCAGATGTCGATTGTGATTGCAGAGTCTGACTGGGAAACTGGATTGAAGATTCGAACCAAACGAAGATGCATCATCGGGGGCGCGTGCGCGCTGTTCTTGTTGGTCATCTGGCTATTCGGAAAACGAATACTCGGCTTGTACGGTGAAGAGTTCCAGGCGGCTTACCCGGCTTTATGCTTCGTTGCGGTGGGGGCTTCAGCTTGGACGTTCTTTTCTCTGTCACCGATGTTCCTGCACTATCGCGGAAAGAGCGTCTTTGTACTGGTGGTTACTGCATTGGCCAACGTTGCAATGATCGCAGCAACGGTGTGGTATGGGACGACCAATGGAGCCACGGGCGCGGGCTTGGTGTTCTGCGTCGCGTTGGTGACAACGATCTTGCTGTTTCGATCCCGGGCTTTGTCAGAGTTCGATCTTTTGGAGCGTGAAGGTGTTCGGGCGCAGCAAAGACTTGCACTTGAATCAGCGGCCACTGATTGA